Part of the Paenibacillus guangzhouensis genome is shown below.
GAATACCGAGCGAAGTTAAGACAGCGGCTGGCGGATTTGCAGGATGCTACCTTCAAATTCGATGAGCATAAATTCGGTATGGAATTAGCCTTGTTCGCGGAACGTTGCAATATTGATGAAGAACTGACACGGCTTAAGAGCCACTTCGGACAGTGCCGTAATTTATTACAGATGCATGAGCCGGTAGGACGTAAGCTGGACTTTCTGATTCAAGAAATGAATCGTGAAGTGAATACGATTGGATCGAAAGCGAATCATCTAGCGCTTGTAAATCGTGTGGTTGACATGAAAGCCGAACTGGAGAAAATTCGTGAACAGGTCGCGAATATGGAATAATGCATTTATTATAGGGGGAAACCAGAAATGGCTATCAAACTGATTAACATCGGTTTCGGGAATATCGTATCCGCGAATCGAATTATCTCGATCGTAAGCCCAGAGTCCGCACCAATTAAGCGGATTATTCAAGAAGCGCGCGATAGGCATATGCTGATCGACGCAACCTATGGTCGCCGTACACGTGCGGTTATTATTACAGATAGCGATCATGTCATTCTATCTGCAGTACAACCTGAAACTGTCGCGCATCGGCTCTCAACCAAGGATGATGACAACGACGAATGAGATGGAGAATACTATGAGTAAAGGTTTATTAATTGTTTTATCCGGCCCTTCAGGCGTAGGTAAAGGTACAGTATGTACTGCCCTGCGCAAAAAGATGCCTAATCTAATCTATTCAGTGTCTGCCACGACACGTCAGCCGCGTATGGGCGAAGAAGAAGGCGTGAACTACTTCTATAAGAGCCGCGGACAATTTCTGGATATGATTGAGCATAACCAACTGCTCGAATATGCGGAATATGTGGGGAACTATTATGGGACGCCGCGCGATTTCGTAGAGCAGACCATCAATGAAGGCAAAGATATTATCCTTGAGATTGAAGTTCAAGGTGCTCTGCAAGTGAAAAAGTCTTTCCCGCAAGGGGTCTTCATCTTCTTATTGCCGCCTTCCTTGGATGAGCTCAAGGATCGCATCAAAGGCCGTGGCACGGAGAATGATACCGTGATTGATCATCGGATGTCTGTCGCAGAAGAAGAGATCAATATGATTGAGTATTATGATTATGCCGTTGTCAACGACGAGATCGAACATGCATGCAGACGGATTGAATCGATTATAACCGCTGAGCATTGTAAGATCCCTAAAGAATAACTTCACCAAGGCGTTATTGGATTTTTACTTGAATAGAATGAGGTGTTCAGATGCTATACCCTTCAATCGATGAAATGATGAACAAAGTAGACAGCAAATACTCCCTAGTCGTTGCAGCTTCGCGTCGCGCTAGACAATTAAGAGACGGTGCGAAATCCGATCTTCGCGCCCCAAAATCCCACAAATTTGTAGGCACAGCGCTTGAAGAAATCTATGGCGATTTCGTTCAAATTGAGCGCAACGCGCAACCGAGAGATTAAATTCTAATTATACAGATAAGGCTCGTTCTTCCTCGACAACCGCAAGGTTGTTATTTTTTTACCACAATAGTTTATAGACGTTACTTCGATGGAAACGTAAAATTCTATTTGGCGATAAAAACTACCTCTAAACGCGGTCGCTCATCTTTGAATGACTTCGATTAGGCTTTTTCTCACCACAATAGAATTTGTAGACGTTTCATCGTATCGAAATGCAATATTCTATGTAAATACAAGGGGGGATACCCATGTTGAACGGAAAGAATATTATTCTAGGGATTAGTGGAGGTATCGCAGCCTATAAGGCCATTACATTGTGCAGCAGACTCACGCAGCAGGGGGCAAATGTCCATGTCGTCTTGACGGAGTCCGCCAAGCATTTCGTGACGGAATTAACCTTACAGGCCATATCGCGCAATCCGGTGTATACCGGTACGTTCGATGAGCGCGATCCTTCGGTTGTCTCTCATATTCATCTAGCAGATGAAGCAGATCTTGTCCTTGTTGCACCTGCAACCGCGAATACATTGGCTAAAATGACGTACGGCCTGGCAGACGACATGTTAACGAATGTATTGCTTGCTACGACTGCTCCAATCGTCGTGGCGCCGGCGATGAACGTACATATGTATCAGCATCCGGCAACGGTTCATAACATGAAAGTGCTCGAGGAACGCGGCGTCCGATTCATTGAGCCAGGGACAGGCCAATTGGCTTGTGGATACGTTGGGCAGGGAAGACTTGCGGAGCCGGAAGAGATATTCTTATGGATCGAACGCTTCTTCGCAGAGCGAGACCAGCCAGGATCCCAGAAACCGGCGCCATTGGCAGGACGCACCGTGCTCGTGACAGCAGGTGGCACAGTCGAGCGGATTGACCCTGTTCGTTACATTACGAATGATTCCTCGGGCAAAATGGGATTTGCCATTGCTCGCGCAGCACAGGAATTGGGTGCGCACGTGCAGCTGATTGCGGCAAGTACGGACGGTCCTCCGCCAGATGGTGTCGAAGTCATACGGGCGATGTCCGCGCAGGAGATGTATGATCGCGTGATGGAACGGATGGATCAAGCGGATATCATTATCAAAGCAGCAGCTGTAGCAGATTACCGCCCTGCGAAGATTGAACCAAGCAAAATGAAGAAGACGCAGGAACGGCTGACGCTGGAGCTTGAACGAACGCAAGATATTTTGCAGGAGATTGGCAGACGCAAGACGCAGCAGCTCGTTGTGGGATTCGCGGCTGAGACGAACGATGTAGAGCGCTATGCGCTAGATAAACTATCGCGTAAAAATTGCGATCTGATGGTAGCAAATGATGTGACGGCCGAAGGCGCTGGATTCGGTGTGGATACGAATATTGTTCATATCTATGACCGACAGGGCCTTGTTGAAGCGCTGCCGCAGATGTCCAAGGAGCAAGTTGCTCACCGACTACTTGGTATTGTCTCTGAACGGTTGGCGGGTGGACACGCTTGACACGTTATGCCAGAGTAATTGTCGATGTGCCGAGTAAGCAGACCAATCGGCCATTTGATTATATGATTCCGGATGCCATGGAGCCTTGGATTGAGATCGGCAGCCGGGTAGGGGTGCCTTTTGGGCCAAGAACGGTACAAGGCTTCGTGGTAGGTTTCACATCGGATGAATCGTTAGAAGTGAATAAGAGTCGCATGAAATATATCCAAGAGCTCTTGGACCTTGTTCCGCCATTATCTCCCGATCTGATCGAGCTGGGGGCCTGGATGAGTGCGAAGTATGTATGTCACGATATTGCTGCGCTGCAATCGATGATTCCAACCGCGCTGAAGGGCAAAGTTGAGCGTGTGTTGCATGTCTCAGAGTCGTACCAGGACGAGGAATTGCTATGGCTTCCGGAGGAGCGCAGCGTGTTGGAGACCATGGAACGCTTAGGTCCGATGAAACTCGAGCAGGTGACCTCGATGTTCCCTGCGCATGAGAACTTGATTAAGCGGCTGCTGAAGCAAGGCTATCTTATCGAGACGCAATCGATTAAAGATCGTGTCGCGAAGAAGAAAGTGAAGACGGTGTTCTTAAGCATTGGGGAAGAAGAGGCGGATGCGGTGCTTGCTTCGTTCCCAGCCAAGGCGCGTCGGCAGAAGGAAGCGTTAGAGTTCCTCATGCAGACTTGGCAGCCGATTCTTATGACGGAGCTGCTCGCAGAGCTGCATACGACGAGTTCGACGATCAAAGGACTTGAAGATAAAGGGTATGTTGAAATTCGGGAGATGGAAGTGTTCCGCGATCCCTATGCGGACCGAAGGTTCAAAAAATCTGAACCAATGCAGTTCACCGAAGAGCAGCAACGCGTATACGATACGATAGAGGGGTCGTTAGACACGCGAGAGCATGATCTATTCTTACTGCACGGTGTGACAGGAAGCGGGAAGACAGAGGTTTACTTGCAGTCGATTCAACATTGTATCGCTCAGGGCCGGGAAGCGATCGTTCTGGTCCCGGAAATTTCGCTTACGCCGCAGATGGTGGAACGATTTAAGAGCCGTTTCGGCGCGCTCGTCGCCGTGCTGCACAGTCGATTGTCGCATGGTGAGCGTTATGATGAATGGCGCAAAATTCGTGAGCGCAAGGTGAAGGTCGCGATCGGTGCGCGTTCTGCCATTTTCGCGCCCTTCGAACAGCTTGGGCTTGTGATTATCGATGAAGAGCATGAGACGTCGTATAAGCAGGAAGAGAGTCCGAAGTATCACGCACGTGATGTAGCGGTGAAGCGGGCTGCGCAGCAGGGCGCAGTCGTCATCCTTGGTTCAGCCACGCCGTCGCTTGAGAGTTATCGCGCGGCGATAGAAGAGCAGCCGTTGCCAGGATTCGAGGACCAGGCTCCGATGCGCTTGTTGTCCATGCCGACGCGGGTCGGAGGACGGGAGCTCCCGCAAGTTCATATCGTTGATCTGCGGGAGGAGCTGAAGAACGGCAATCGTTCGATGTTCAGTCGACCGCTGTACCAAGCGATAGAAGATCGTCTGAAGAAACAGGAGCAGATGGTGCTGCTTCTGAATCGTCGTGGATACTCGACTTTCGTCATGTGCCGGACTTGCGGTTACGTCGCGCAGTGCCCGGAATGCGACATCGCCTTGACCTACCACCAGAAATCGAATCATTTACGCTGCCACTACTGCGGTCATGCCGAGAAGGCGCCGAAGACCTGTCCTTCCTGTGAGAGCGAGCATATTCGTTATTTTGGTACGGGTACGCAGCGTGTCGAAGAGGAGCTCTCTAAGCTGTTCCCAGGCATTCGCGTCATTCGCATGGACGTGGATACGACGACGGAGAAGGGCTCACATGAGAAGCTGCTCGGACAATTCAGGGATCGTCAGGCGGATGTACTCCTCGGGACGCAGATGGTCGCGAAGGGGCTCGATTTCCCTTATGTGACCTTAGTTGGCGTTATTACGGCAGACTCAGCGCTCAATATTCCGGATTTCCGTGCTGCGGAGCGTACGTTCCAGCTGCTCACGCAGGTCGCTGGCCGTGCTGGCCGCCATCATCTGCCAGGCGAAGTTTATATTCAGACCTATACACCGGAGCATTATTCCATTCAGCATGCATCGGAGCATCATTATGAGCCGTTTGCCCGGGATGAGTTGGAGCATCGCTGGAAAAGGGCCTATCCGCCATATTGCAATTTGATCCTGATTACGTTCTCGCATGAGCAGCTTCCGCTGCTCGTTCGGATGAGTGAGAATTTCGCGACTCGCGTCAGGGAGCAGGCGATTGCACGGGGGTGGAGCCAGGCGTTAGATCGTCCATCGGAGGATGCATTCGAGCTGCTTGGACCTGTTGCGTCGCCGATGCCGCGGATCAAGAATAGATACAGATTTCAATGTATGTTAAAATATCGTGGGAACGTTGATGCCGTGCAGCTCGTACGTGCGGTTAGCGCGGAGTTCGATGAACATGTGCGGGGACAACAGCTGCTTATTAGCGTGGATGTCGACCCCCAGATGTTAATGTAACGGATAAATAGAGAAAAAGTGAATAAAGGTGGGTGCTATCATGGCCATTCGAGTGATTGTACAAGAGCCGGATCCGGTTCTGCATAAACGTGCGAAAGAAGTAACGGAAATTACGCCTAAAATAACAAAATTGATCGATGATATGGCAGATACAATGTATGATGCGGAAGGTGTTGGTTTGGCGGCACCGCAGGTGGGTATCCTGAAGCGTATTATCGTTATTGATTGCGGAGATGAACACGGGTTAATCGAGATGATCAATCCGGAGATTATTTCCAAAGAAGGCGAGCAATTTGGTTCGGAGGGCTGCCTAAGTATTGCAGGAATCAGTGGCGACGTACGCCGTGCGATGACGGTGACGGTGAAGGGCTTGAATCGTCATGGCGAAGAAATTACAATTACGGGCTCTGAGCTGCTGGCACGTGCATTCCAGCACGAAGTTGATCATTTGAACGGCATCTTGTTCACAGAGCTTGCTGAGAAACTTTATGATGCTACCGAACGGAAAGGCAAGGAGAATTAAATGAAAATCGTATTTATGGGGACGCCGGAATTCGCTGTCCCATCACTGCAAATGTTACTAGCCGAAGGGTACGACGTGGCTGCTGTTGTCTCGCAGCCCGATCGCCCGAAAGGTCGCAAGAAGGTATTAACACCAACCCCTGTGAAAGAAGTAGCAGTTGAGAAGGGCATTCCGGTACTACAGCCGCTTAAACTGCGCAGTCCGGATTCGGTTGAGGAACTGGCGAAGCTGCAACCTGACTTAATCGTCACCGCTGCTTATGGGCAGATTCTGCCGAAGGCTGTATTGGATCTTCCGCGATTGGGCTGTATTAACGTGCATGGCTCGCTCTTGCCAGAGTATCGCGGAGGCGCACCAATTCAGCGTTCGATCATGAACGGTGAGACGGTTACGGGTGTAACGATTATGTATATGGCAGAAGGCCTCGATACAGGCGATATGATCTCGCGTGTTGAGGTGCCGATTACGGATGAAGATACAGCAGGCACCATGTTCGAGAAACTTAGCGTTGCCGGCGCCAATCTGCTGCGTGAGACGCTGCCTGAATTGATTGCAGGGCGGATTGAAGCCATGAAGCAGGATGATTCCCTCGCTACCTATTCGCCGAATTTGACGCGTGATGACGAACGCATTGACTGGACACGGAGCTCTAGAGAGATCTTTAATCAAGTGCGCGGTCTTGTCCCTTGGTCGGGTGGATTTACCCTTTGGCAGGAGGAAGTGTTCAAGGTATGGGCTTGCCGCATATCATCCAGCACTTCGGATGCTGCACCGGGAAAGGTCCTTGCCTGCGATTCGAATGGCATTGAAGTGAAGACGGGCGATGGCTCAATCATCCTGACGCAGGTACAGCCTGCCGGCAAAAAAGCGATGGATGCTGCGGAATTTGTTCGCGGCGGGAAAATGACGAAGGGAACGTTGTTCACGTGAGCGGGCCGGCGAAAAGAAAGCTGTCTGCGAGGGAAGTTGCTCTGGATGTCTTGACGCGTGTCGAGCAGGAGGGCGCATATAGCAACCTGCTCCTGAACCAATCACTTCAGAAATTGCAGCTCGATCGTACCGAGGCTGGATTTGCAACGGAGCTGGTCTATGGGACGATCCAACGCTTGAATACGATTGATTACTTCTTAAGTTCATTCGTGACCAAAGGGCTTGCAAAGCTGCAGCCTTGGGTACGAAATTTGCTGCGGTTAAGCTTCTACCAGATCTACTACCTGGATCGCATTCCGCCGCATGCAGCCGTGAACGAAGCGGTGAACATCGCCAAGCGGAAGGGTCATCAAGGGATATCCGGTATGGTAAACGGTGTGCTGCGGAATGTGCTGCGCAATAAAGAATCGCTTCACATTCCGGAATCGATGGATCGCATTGCGCGCATCGCGCTCACCTATTCGCACCCCGAATGGATGGTCGAACGCTGGGTTCGGCAGTACGGAGAAGAGGCTGCCATAGCGATGTGTGCCTCGAATAACGAAGCACCCCATGTCAGTGTCCGTGTGAATACGGTGAAGACGGATCGTGCTTCGATGATCCAGGACATGGTATCGGCCGGCATGGATGCTCGTCCATCAGAGCTATCGCCTGCAGGCGTTGTGGTTGATAGCGGCGGCAATATGGCACTTACCGATTGGTACAAAGACGGACTCTTCTCTGTGCAAGATGAGAGCTCGATGCTCGTTGCTGAAGCGCTGCGTCCTGAGCCAGGTATGCAGGTGTTGGACTGCTGCGCTGCTCCGGGAGGCAAGACGGCGCATATCGCCGAGCTGATGAACGATACAGGACATGTTCTTGCCAACGATGTGCACCCGCACAAGCAGAAGCTGATCGCAGAGCAGGCGTTCCGCCTGAAGCTGGGATCGATTGAGACGAGAGTAAGCGATGCCCTGACATTGGCCAAGCAGCTCAAGCCAGCTTCCTTCGACCGGATTCTGCTTGATGCGCCCTGCTCCGGCTTAGGCGTCATTCGGCGCAAACCGGACTTGAAATGGGCGAAACAGCCGGAGGAAGTCGAGCAGATTGCCGCACTGCAGTCGAAGCTGCTCGACGAGGTACAGTCCCTGCTGCGTCCGGGCGGCATTCTCGTCTACAGCACGTGCACAACCGAACCGGAGGAGAACGTGCGTATGGCAGAAGCCTTCCTTGCGCGGCATCCTGATTTTACTTGGGCGGGCGAAGCCTCCGCGAGTCCGGCATGGCTAGAGATTTGCAATAAGACAGAGGCATCGGAACATGCGAGTCTGATTCAAATCCTACCGCATCAGTATCATTCGGACGGATTTTTTATCGCAAGATTTATGAAGCGTCAAGCGTAATGGATCAAAGAACCTCCTATCCCACAGAAGTTAGTGGGATGGGAGGTTCTTGTTGTCCTTATCTTCTTCGCATGGTTAGACTTGATACCTAGATTAGCGAGGTTGAGGCGGGTTGCCAATAACGCCTGGATACGTATAGTTAAGTGGTTCGTCAAAAGTTATATAATCGAGGTTCACCATCAGCAGGAGGATACGTTGTCCTGTTGTTGTATCGCTAATAATAATGTGATCGCGCCCTGCTGCTTCGATGACACCGCGGAATATTTTGGCGTTCCATTCACAGTTATTCTCATATGTCATATAGAAGGTACCAACTTTGCCAAGGTTCAGGCGAAGGATATTCTCTACATAAGATTGCTCAAATTGAGGTGGGGATACGGTCGTCCCTGATGGTGTAATCAGGTCGCCGGTTGTGGCGGCCATAGGCCCGACGGGCGTGCCGGGTGCTACCCCTTGCATTTGCATACCAGGTGCTACCCCCTGCATTTGCATTTGCATGCCAGGGTTCATAGGAGCGGTAGGTGGATACCCAGGCATGGTGCTTTGCGGCATTGGGATTCCTGCTGGTGCTGGAGCGGGAGCTGGCATCATGTAGCCATAGTTACCTGTTGATCCTCGATAAACGTAATTCATTGCGTTCTATTCCTCCTCAAATATTATCTCTTTTTTAGGTATTGCCATTAACGATAGACTTGCGGGCAGTCTTCTCCCTTCGGGACATAGAAGCAATGTAATTTGAATCTGCCGCTGTGCTGTTGGTTATACCAAGTGGGCGGACAGTTTCCGACTGGACGGAAGTACCATAGCGCATTGCTTGCTGGCCATAACTGCTCACCGTTGACAGCTCTCTGGGCAAGTCGGATATCTCTGTCGCGTGCTTTTTGATAGAAATATCCTTTCTGCGTCGCTTCGAATCCGCCGGGACTCTGGAAGACCATATCATTGATACTGCGAATGTTCTTGAAATCAAGACAGTCGGCTAGAATCCGGTTAACGCCTACGTTGCCAACCATCAACATGCCTTGTTCGCCTTCCCCCTCTGCTTCAGCTCGCAGGAGCCGTGCTAGTAGCCTGATATCCCCTGAATTTGCTTTAACGACAGCCATAGTCTCTACACCCCTTCCGTCACTGACATGGTCATTCACCCATACCTATCATATTGAGCGAGGGGGTCAGAGGTGATTACTTTCTTGTGAAAAATTCCCCCCTCTTTAGCCAGGGTGTTATTTATGTTAAAATAGGACGAATGAGATAAACTAAGTAGAAAATGGACTGAATAGGTTGTGAGAAAAATTGGATAAGCCATTTATTTATGATTTTACACTGGAAGAACTACAAACATGGGCCAAGGAGAATGGTGAGTCTGCATTTCGTGCGGCTCAAATCTTCGATTGGATTTATGTGAAACGCGTCAATAGCTTTGAACAAATGAGTAATTTGTCCAAAGAACTTCGGCATAAACTAGAAGAGCAGTTTCAGTTTGTAACCTTAAAAGAAATTACGAAGTATGAATCCAAAGACGGAACGGTGAAATTCCTATTCGGCCTTCACGATGAGCATGCGATTGAGACGGTTGTCATGAAGCACAATTACGGGAATAGCGTATGCGTTACGACGCAAGTTGGCTGCCGTGTCGGCTGTACGTTCTGCGCTTCCACACTTGGCGGATTGAAACGGAATTTAACAGCGGGCGAGATCGTCGCACAGGTCGTTCAAGCGCAGAAGATTCTCGATACACGCGGTGAACGGGTAAGCAGTATTGTCATTATGGGAACGGGCGAACCTTTTGAGAATTATGATGAGACGATGAAATTCTTACGTCTGATGATTCATGAGAAAGGGCTGAATATTGGACAGCGCCACATCACCGTCTCGACGAGTGGTATTGTACCGAATATCTATAAATTTGCAGATGAGAATACACAGATTAATCTAGCGATTTCCATCCATGCACCGAATGATGCGCTTCGTTCGAAGTTGATGCCCGTGAATCGCAGATTCCCTTTCAACGATGTGATGGATGCGCTTCGTTATTACTTAGCGAAGACAGGACGCAGAATTACGTTCGAATACGCCCTCATTGGCGGCGTGAACGATCGGCCTGAACACGCGGAGGAACTTGCGGATGTCATTAAGGACATGCTCTGCCATGTGAACCTGATTCCAGTTAACCACGTCCCAGAGCGCAACTACGTTAGAACACCACGTAACGATATTTTCGAATTCCAACGGATTCTTGAGCGCAAAGGTATTAATGCGACGATTCGTCGCGAACAAGGTCATGATATTGCTGCTGCTTGCGGACAATTGCGGGCGAAGCATTTGGAAGCAAAATAGCGAGGTGAGAGCCATGAATATGGTACAGCGTTCTGATGTTGGGCGCGTTCGAACAGTCAATGAAGATCTATCTTGGGTACAAGCTCTTGACAGTGGGGTAACCCTTGCGATTGTTGCGGATGGTATGGGGGGGCATCAAGCGGGGGATACCGCGAGTCGGCTCGCCGTAGAGACCGTCTCTCAGCAATTGATGTCGATTGGTTCAGGGCTTTCTGCTGAAGAATTAGGCAATGCGCTAGCTGCAGCGATTTTGCGTGCGAACCGCGTGATTTACGAACTCGCTTCGCAAGACAGGAAGTATCATAATATGGGGACGACGATCGTTGCTGTCCTTCTCGATGGTCTGAAGGGGATGATCGGCCATATCGGAGATAGTCGCGTCTACAAAATTAATGAAGATGTGATTGAACAATTGACAGAGGATCATTCCCTCGTGAATGAACTGGTGAAGAAGGGTCAGATTAGCAGCGAAGAAGCACAGCATCATCCGATGAAAAATGTTGTGACTCGCGCATTAGGAACGGACCCGCATGTATCTGTGGAATTGATCCCAGTCGAACTGGCGCAGCACGACACACTCATGCTGTGCAGCGACGGGTTAAGTAATCGCGTTACGGAAGATGAAATGAAGCATACCGTCAATACCGTGCAGAACTCTCTTGCTGCGAGAGCAGATCAACTGCTTCAGTTAGCCCTTCAAGCGGGCGGGGAAGATAATATAACAGTTGTTCTATTAGAACAGACATCAAGAATTAACAACAATGCAGTAAGGGGGTGGGCGGAATGATTGGTCATGAACTAGGCGGACGTTATGAGATACTAACACGAATTGGCGGCGGCGGTATGGCGCTGGTCTACAAAGCCCAGGACCTGTTATTAGGTCGTAACGTAGCAGTCAAAATCTTGCGTCAAGAGTTCGTCCATGATGAGGAGTTTATTCGTCGTTTTCGCCGGGAGGCGCAGTCAGCTGCAGCCTTATCCCATCCGAATGTGGTAAGTATCTATGATGTAGGTCAAGAGGAAGATATTCATTACATTGTGATGGAATACGTCGAAGGACAGAATTTAAATGAGTATATTAAAGAGAAAGCGCCGTTGCAGGCCGAAGAAGCGATACATATTGCGATGCAAATCTGCGATGCGTTGGATCATGCGCACCAGAACGAGATTATTCACCGGGACATTAAGCCGCATAACATTCTTATCGGTAAAAATGGACGCGTGAAGGTAACGGATTTCGGGATTGCACGTGCTGTGACGTCGTCTACGATCACACAAGCAGGTTCGGTGTTGGGGTCCGTGCATTATTTCTCGCCAGAGCATGCGAAGGGTGTTGCTACGGGTGCAAAGTCAGATCTATATTCACTTGGCATTGTGTTGTATCAGATGCTTACAGCCCGTCTGCCTTTCCTTGGCGAGAGTCCAATCAGCGTTGCGCTGAAGCATCTGCAGGATGAGTTCGAGGAGCCGCGTGTGGTTAATCCGATGATTCCGCAGAGTGTGGAGAATATTATTCTGAAATCCATGCGTAAGAATCCGCAGGAACGCTATCAATCGGCCAAAGAGATGATGGCGGATTTGGATACATGTCTGTCGGCGAATCGGCTGCACGAGAAGAAGATTGATTTTATAGACGATGCATTCATCGATGAGCAGAAGACACGTGTGATCCCAGCGATTAAACCAGATCGTGTTCCGCCGAAGAAGACGGCTGCACCGAGTACTCGAGAAGTGAAAGATGAAGCGATAGAAGAGGAGTTCGAGACGAAAGAGCCCAAGAAGAAGTGGGTGAAACCAACCATTTGGGTCGGAGCGACACTCCTATTCCTAGCCGTCATGCTGGGCGTTGTGCTGTATGTGCAGAAGCTCGTCTATGTACCAGAAGTGACGGTACCAAACCTCGTGAAGCTCACGGAGGAAGAGGCGAGGAAGCAACTCACGGATCTCGGGATTAGTATTGAAGAGCCGGTGACTCGTGTGAATAAAGAAGGTTTTGCGAAGGGAATTGTATTCGAGCAGAGCAAGCCGGAAGGTACGAAGGTGAAGGAAGGTTCTTCGATCTCGATCTCAGTCAGTGAAGGTGTTCCAACCTTCAAAATGCCAGACGTGACGAATAAGTCGTATGCAGATGCACGTCAGATGCTAATTGATCTGAAGGTGCCAGAGAACCAGATTACGAAAGTGGAAGAAAATAATGATAATGTTGCTGCGGGCATCGTGTTCGCACAAACACCTGAGTTTGATACAGAAAGTGACCTCACGAAGCTGCAAGTACGTCTTACGGTAAGTAAGGGCAAATCAGCTATCCCGATGCCAAACTTAGTTGGCATAACAGAAGACGAAGCGAAGGCGCTGATTCAATCGAGCGGATTTAAGCTGGCAGCTGAATCGGGCGGCGTGAAGAGGGAGCCAAGCTACTTCCCGAAAGGTGAGGTATTCAAGCAATGGCCTTATGAACCGAAAGAGATGGCGGAACCGAATTCCGAGGTTATGATCTATGTAAGTTCGGGTTACCCGCCAGAAGCAATTGAATACACGTTCAATCTGCCAGTTGCGCCAGTTGAGGAGGGCAAGAAAAGCTCTATTCGGATTGTTTACTCCGATGCACGCGGAGAAAATATTGAATGGAGTGCCGCGCAGACCATCTCGCATGTACAGACCTTTGCAGTTGATCTTGTGCTTGCACCGAACAAAGATGGTGTCGTCAACGTCTATCGGAACAAAGAATTCCTCGATTCGTACCCTGTATCCTACTTCGATGCGAAGAATGGAACGGTTCAGATTCCGCAGATCGATGTCCCTGCAACAACGGACCCGACAACGGACGGAGGTACGA
Proteins encoded:
- the remA gene encoding extracellular matrix/biofilm regulator RemA; protein product: MAIKLINIGFGNIVSANRIISIVSPESAPIKRIIQEARDRHMLIDATYGRRTRAVIITDSDHVILSAVQPETVAHRLSTKDDDNDE
- the gmk gene encoding guanylate kinase produces the protein MSKGLLIVLSGPSGVGKGTVCTALRKKMPNLIYSVSATTRQPRMGEEEGVNYFYKSRGQFLDMIEHNQLLEYAEYVGNYYGTPRDFVEQTINEGKDIILEIEVQGALQVKKSFPQGVFIFLLPPSLDELKDRIKGRGTENDTVIDHRMSVAEEEINMIEYYDYAVVNDEIEHACRRIESIITAEHCKIPKE
- the rpoZ gene encoding DNA-directed RNA polymerase subunit omega, coding for MLYPSIDEMMNKVDSKYSLVVAASRRARQLRDGAKSDLRAPKSHKFVGTALEEIYGDFVQIERNAQPRD
- the coaBC gene encoding bifunctional phosphopantothenoylcysteine decarboxylase/phosphopantothenate--cysteine ligase CoaBC yields the protein MLNGKNIILGISGGIAAYKAITLCSRLTQQGANVHVVLTESAKHFVTELTLQAISRNPVYTGTFDERDPSVVSHIHLADEADLVLVAPATANTLAKMTYGLADDMLTNVLLATTAPIVVAPAMNVHMYQHPATVHNMKVLEERGVRFIEPGTGQLACGYVGQGRLAEPEEIFLWIERFFAERDQPGSQKPAPLAGRTVLVTAGGTVERIDPVRYITNDSSGKMGFAIARAAQELGAHVQLIAASTDGPPPDGVEVIRAMSAQEMYDRVMERMDQADIIIKAAAVADYRPAKIEPSKMKKTQERLTLELERTQDILQEIGRRKTQQLVVGFAAETNDVERYALDKLSRKNCDLMVANDVTAEGAGFGVDTNIVHIYDRQGLVEALPQMSKEQVAHRLLGIVSERLAGGHA
- the priA gene encoding primosomal protein N'; its protein translation is MTRYARVIVDVPSKQTNRPFDYMIPDAMEPWIEIGSRVGVPFGPRTVQGFVVGFTSDESLEVNKSRMKYIQELLDLVPPLSPDLIELGAWMSAKYVCHDIAALQSMIPTALKGKVERVLHVSESYQDEELLWLPEERSVLETMERLGPMKLEQVTSMFPAHENLIKRLLKQGYLIETQSIKDRVAKKKVKTVFLSIGEEEADAVLASFPAKARRQKEALEFLMQTWQPILMTELLAELHTTSSTIKGLEDKGYVEIREMEVFRDPYADRRFKKSEPMQFTEEQQRVYDTIEGSLDTREHDLFLLHGVTGSGKTEVYLQSIQHCIAQGREAIVLVPEISLTPQMVERFKSRFGALVAVLHSRLSHGERYDEWRKIRERKVKVAIGARSAIFAPFEQLGLVIIDEEHETSYKQEESPKYHARDVAVKRAAQQGAVVILGSATPSLESYRAAIEEQPLPGFEDQAPMRLLSMPTRVGGRELPQVHIVDLREELKNGNRSMFSRPLYQAIEDRLKKQEQMVLLLNRRGYSTFVMCRTCGYVAQCPECDIALTYHQKSNHLRCHYCGHAEKAPKTCPSCESEHIRYFGTGTQRVEEELSKLFPGIRVIRMDVDTTTEKGSHEKLLGQFRDRQADVLLGTQMVAKGLDFPYVTLVGVITADSALNIPDFRAAERTFQLLTQVAGRAGRHHLPGEVYIQTYTPEHYSIQHASEHHYEPFARDELEHRWKRAYPPYCNLILITFSHEQLPLLVRMSENFATRVREQAIARGWSQALDRPSEDAFELLGPVASPMPRIKNRYRFQCMLKYRGNVDAVQLVRAVSAEFDEHVRGQQLLISVDVDPQMLM
- the def gene encoding peptide deformylase, with amino-acid sequence MAIRVIVQEPDPVLHKRAKEVTEITPKITKLIDDMADTMYDAEGVGLAAPQVGILKRIIVIDCGDEHGLIEMINPEIISKEGEQFGSEGCLSIAGISGDVRRAMTVTVKGLNRHGEEITITGSELLARAFQHEVDHLNGILFTELAEKLYDATERKGKEN
- the fmt gene encoding methionyl-tRNA formyltransferase encodes the protein MKIVFMGTPEFAVPSLQMLLAEGYDVAAVVSQPDRPKGRKKVLTPTPVKEVAVEKGIPVLQPLKLRSPDSVEELAKLQPDLIVTAAYGQILPKAVLDLPRLGCINVHGSLLPEYRGGAPIQRSIMNGETVTGVTIMYMAEGLDTGDMISRVEVPITDEDTAGTMFEKLSVAGANLLRETLPELIAGRIEAMKQDDSLATYSPNLTRDDERIDWTRSSREIFNQVRGLVPWSGGFTLWQEEVFKVWACRISSSTSDAAPGKVLACDSNGIEVKTGDGSIILTQVQPAGKKAMDAAEFVRGGKMTKGTLFT